CGGGGGTCTGGGGAGCTCGGAGAGAGCCCGAACCCCCCACCTCTGCCCGCCCAGGTCTCCAAGTCTGTGTCCACCCCCATCGCGCCCAGCCCGGTCCCGACCCCCGGCCTCGCCAAGCGGATGAAGAAGAGCAAACAGCCCCTGCAGGTGACGAAGGACCTGGGCCGCTGGAAACCCGCTGACGATCTCCTGCTCATCAACGCCGTGCTGCAGGTAacggccccggggggctgcccgTCCCCCGGGGACCCTCGCAGGGGGGTGTCAGCCACCGCTGTGTTTTGGGGCTGGCCCCTCGGGGACCGTCCCCCTCACCCGGGGGCTTTTCCAGACCAACGACTTGACCTCCGTGCACTTGGGCGTGAAGTTCAGCTGCCGCTTCAACCTGCGGGGAGATCCAGGAGCGGTGGTACGCCCTCCTCTACGACCCCATCATCTCCAAGTGAGTGCGGGGCAGGCCCGGAGGGGCAGAGCCGtcccgggggcggccggcgggggctcTCACGCCGTgtgtcgtgtgtgtgtcccccccccctccccaggctggccTGCCAGGCCATGCGGCAGCTGCACCCCCGAGGCCATCGCCGCCATCCAGAGCAAAGTGCTCTTCAGCAAAGCCGAGGAGCAGCTGCTGAACAAGGTGGGATCGGTAAGAGCCagccgggagcggagcgggctgcggggcggggggctccaGTCTGGGGTTTTGGGCTCTCCTCGGGGGTCCTTGGTGCCACGTGTCCCTTCTCCCCTCCGCAGACGAGCCAGCCCACGCTCGACACCTTCCAGGAGCTGCTCCATAAGCACCCCGATGTCTTCTACCCCTCCCGGACGGCCAAGGCCCTGCAGCTCCACTGGCAGCTCATGAAGCAGTACTACCTGCTGGACGACCAGACGGGTGAGGCCCGGAGGGCACCCCCCGTCCCCCCTGcgccccccccgtccccccccccagccccctcactccctcccctcctgctccttccagTGCAGCCGCTGCCCAAGGGGGACCAAGTGCTGAACTTCTCGGACGCCGAGGACATGCTTGACGACAGCAAGCTGAAGTGagggttgttttgggggttttttttggagggctggggtggggacagggacaggggccgtgctggggggggggcgcggggtggCACCGTCTCATCCTGCCTCTTCTCCTCCGCAGGGACGTGCGGgacgaggtgctggagcacggtGAGTCCGGCCCGCTCCCATCTGGGCAGGCCGAATTGGCGGGGAGAGGCCCgggaccacccccccccctcagcccccaggACAGGGGGCCGGcgcccccaccctccccagctcccttctccccttctccccagagCTGACCGTGGCCGACCGGCGCCAGAAGCGGGAGATccggcagctggagcaggagctgcacaAGTGGCAGGTCTTGGTCGACAGCATCACGGGTGAGAGTTGGGAGCCGGGGGGCCCGTCCGTCCTTCCTTCCGTCcctccgtgtgtgtgtgtccccccccccagccgtcCCCTCCGCCCCTCTCACCCCTCCTTCCCGCAGGCATGAGCTCCCCGGACTTCGACAGCCAGACGCTGGCCGTGCTGCGGGGCCGCATGGTGCGGTACCTCATGCGCTCCCGGGAGGTGGGTGCAGGTGTTgtgccccccgcagcccccccccccagcctccccgcagccccctgacGCTCTTCTCCCCCCCTATCCCCCCCCCAGATCACCCTGGGGCAGAGCCACGAAGGACAACCAGATCGACGTGGACCTGGCGCTGGAGGGACCGGCCTGGAAGATCTCCCGCAAGCAGGGTAGGGACGGGGACtgcggctggggcaggggggcCCTGCGCTCCCCCCTCCTCTCAccccgcatccccccccccccccccctccaggcgTCATCAAGTTGAAGAATAACGGGGATTTCTTCATCGCTAACGAGGGCCGGCGCCCCATCTACATCGACGGGCGCCCCGTCCTCGGCGGCAACAAGTGGAAGCTGAACAACAACTCGGTGGTGGAGGTGAGCCCCGACGCggcggggggcgggaaggggggggctccCCACCCTGCTCTCACCctctggcccccccccccccccccccccagatcgcCAGCCTCCGCTTCGTCTTCCTCATCAACCAGGACCTGATCGCCCTCATCAAGGCGGAGGCAGCCAAGCTGGCCCAGCAGTGATGAGGGGTGGGGGCTGCTCGGCCACGcgtgtgtgtgtcgtccccccccacTGGCCCCATATCGGGGAGTGGGGGTCCCTGCAGCTCCCAGTTTGGCACTGGGGACCCCCGGCCTCCCcgggggggggccctggggcccctcctgcccccagccccggggctggagATTCTCACCTTCCAATAAAGTATTTTTCCCCACCCCGGTGTGGGGGTCTTTGGGGGGCTGCGGAcgccctggggggggggacacaggacCCCCCACTCCTGTGGCGTGTTCTTAAAATCGTTCCTTTATTGAAAAAGGGGGAGAGGAGGCTCCCCCCCCCGGCACGGGGGGGGCCGGCGGCTGGGTATGGTCCCGTCCCCCCGGGGTTCCCATTACATGCCCGTCCCCTCCTcttggggccgggggggccctGGCCTTGGGACCCCCCCATCAGCGCCAGCTCCAGGCTGGGCGCGTCCCAGGGCGCGGGGGGTTCCGGCTCCGGCACGGGGATGCCGTGGCCCCCCGAGGAGGCAGGGATGGGCGGCCACGCGGGGGGGCTCCCCCctggctgcccctcctgcccccctggGAGCCCCAGAAGGGGTCGGGCCGCAGCCAGGGCgagctgcgggcggcggcgggggggccccagccccagggctggctgcgggcacAGTCGGGGGGTGGCTGGTGCAGGCAGAGCCCCGGTCCCCCCGTCTCCACACGGAGTGGCCGGAGGGCTGCGGCCGGCGTCGGGGCGTTGgagcgcgggggggcggcggcggcggcagcagcaggagctgcacggcctcccgcagcccccgcagcccctcccgcagctgcagcacctgcccCGACAGCTCGGCCACCTGCGGGTGATGGGGGTCAGCGCACCCTGaaacccctgcagccccccccccccccgccccccccttacCGCCTGCCGCAGCTTCTCGATGGTGTCGGCGCTGCTCGGctccggggggccgggggggatgGCTAGCAGCCCCCCGTCCCCAGCTGGGGGGAGAGGTGAGTGTCTCCTCGGGGCACCCAGGggtccagccccccccccccccccccccaaatccagacatcaccccccccccccccccccccattacctGGCCCCAGGGAGGGGCCGAGGTGGAAGTTGAAGAGGGGCTTGTCGGCGGCGCAGCCCTCCCCCTCGGTGCCGTCGACCACCCTGTgggacagcggggggggggggggggtcggtggGGCGCAGACCCAGGGGGGCTAggcctccctgcccccccccccgcagtccCTCACCTGGGACTCAGGTCCGGGGGGCCGCTCCAAGGGTGCAGCTGCAGGGCCGTGGGGCACCCAGGCTCGGGGTGGGCGCGGGGGCCTCCgccgcgggggggccggggctgggtcCCCGCCGCGGGGGAcagccgggggctggggggggccgggccggggctggggggctgcggcTCGGTCCCCTCCGCCGGCGTGGGCTCCCCGCTGGGCGAGCGCGACTCCACCTGCAGCCGGGGGCATAGAGGGGGGGCCCTGCTCCTGCACCCCCTGCCTCGCCCCTTCCCCCCCGTGACATCACCCAGGTGCCGTGATGTCACCCGTTGCCCCGTGATGTcaccctccagccctgcaccATCCCCCCTCGGCCCCACatcgccacccccccccccccccccccgcccctgggcCACGTCGGCTTTGCCCCCGTGGGTCGTGCCTCAAATTTGTCGTGTCCCCCTTAGCCAGGAGTTATGTCATAGCATGAGGGCAGTGATGTCATCCTTCAGGACAGAGCTGCCTCAGGGCCTTGCACCTGCTGAGCCCCCGATGTCGCCTCCCTCTCCCCGCCATCGCTGCCTGGGGGTAGCgtcagccccccgccgcccctggCTCCGCGACGTCACTCCCCAGCCCCGCGACGTCACTCCCCGTCCCCCGGTGACGTCACCTCACCTCGGGGGGCGCGCCCCCAGGTCGTAGCTGAGCTCGCGGGGGAGCTGCTGGCGGAAGGCGCGGGCGAAGTCGGGGTCGAGGGCCAGGGCCCTCGGCCAGCGCCGGCagccccaggctctgcagggcGCAGTACGTCAGCCCCCGCACGTCCGCCCGGGCCCGCCGGGCGCGCGGGGACCCCCCCAGGTCGCAGCCGATCAGGTCCCCCTTCcctgggacacacacacacacacacacacagggggacacacacacacatgggggggggggtgtcaggccGGCCATCGGTGTCATGCCGGTGCCGGCCTCAGCCCGCTCCCACGCCCCGCACCGAGGATGGCGAGGACGATGCCGTCCCGCAGCACCTCCATGGAGCCGGAGCGGAGGAAGTAGAGCGCCTGGAGCGCGTCGCCCCGGCGGATGAGGAGCTCGCCGGGGGTGCAGAAGGCGGGGCGCACCCCCAGGGAGAGGGCGcgcaggcagccccggctggcCCCCGCGAagaggggcagctgcagcagctccttgtgcagGTGCAGGGCGATGTCGGCCCGCAGCTCCTCGGGcaggctctgcaggagctgcGCGCCCGGCGctcagcggggcggggggcgcccgcTGCGCCCcacggccgccccccccccccccttttccccccccaagGCAGGCTGAGCCCCCCGAGCCCCCCTGGGACATCCTGAGGTCCCCATCCAGCCCCACCACAGACCGTGCACCCAGAGCACcccccctacccccaccccatccctgctggggggccccctccatccccatcacGGACTGAGCGCCCCAAAGttgtcgcccccccccccccccccggtccatccctgccatggggctggggagcccccaggccccctccatccctgccatggGTCTGGTGCACCCCAGTTCCCATCCACCCCCCACCACAGACTGTACATCCaagccctccccgcccccccctcccacccccagtcCATCCCTGCTATGGGGCTGCACCACCCCAAGCCCCTTTCCATCCCTGCTGGGGGGCCGGGGCACCCCAGTTCCCCTCCATCCCCGTTATGGGGCCGGGGCACCCCAGTTCCCCTCCATCCATGCGCCACCGCTGCTTGCTGGGGCCGGggtgtccgggggggggggggtgtgtctgtggcgcccgcggcgggggggctgACCTCGGCCGTGTCAATGCCGTTGTTGGCCACCCAGGTGCTCTGGAAATACTCGAGGATGCGGCGCTTGAGGGGCCGGGGGATGCGGTGGATGCGGATGTAGTCGTGCAGGTCGCGGGTGCGGCTGTGGTACAGGAACCGGCGGGCGTACAGCCGCTGGATGATGGCCGTCACGTTGCCGAAGACCACCGCGTGCATCAGCGCTGGGGACGGAGGGGGACACACACCCATCACCCGGCcgcctggcccccccccccccccccccccccgctgcacccctccctcccaccctggccCCTCACCCCCGACCAGCATGGTGCAGATGGAGAAGATCTTCTCGGTGTCGGTGTTGGCGGAGACGTTGCCGAAGCCCACGCTGGTCAGGCTGCTCAGGGCGAAGTAGAGGGAGGTGATGTAGGCGCTGCGCAGCGAGgggccccccagcagccccccgctTCCGCTGCAGTTGACCCCCGGCCCCGTGCCGTTCCCGGCCCCCCCAGCGCTGCAGTTCCTCCTCGCCAGGTAGTAGGGGGTCTCCAGCCGCCGcgccagctcctgcagccagcctgggatgggggggggggggaacggggagggggacacgggggggggggggggggggtgagcagggccatgggggctgcccagcttgggaacgggggggacgggggacgggagACGGGGGGGGACGACAGGGACAGCCCCCGCGTGAGGCACATGGGGCTCAGGGGGCACAGGCAGAAACTGGACAGGctctggggacacggggggagACACCCAggcagccctccccccccccggggctgtggGGCGCACAGGTTGTGTGGGcaggtcttgggggggggggggggaatgtggtGTGCTCGGTGCAGGGACAGGTCCTGATCTGTGGGGCCACGGGGTGCTCGAGCAAACCTCAGCTTCGGGGTGTGCAGAGGAcatgggggtgcacaagcaggcACCAGCTCCGGTGTgcaggggacggggacggggggattgggggggggggggcacataaCAGCAGGGACAGGCATGTGGGGACAAGGGACAGGAACCCCTGCAGCctctggccgggggggggggggtggacaGGACACGGACAGACGGACACACCagtggcggcggggcggccgtACCGATctcgggcagggcggcggggctgccctccACCTCGCGCTGCCCCAGGAAGAACCAGCCGCAGGCGACCCAGTGGGCCAGGAGGCCGAAGACCACCAtgagcagcaccagcaccacgGCGCTGTACTGCGAGTACCGGTCCAGGTtgggcagcagccgcagcagccgcagcagccgcACCGTCTTCAGCAGGTGGGCTCCCACGTactgcagggagaggggcagtGCAGGAGGGGACGGGGTACCCAGAGGGGAACGGGGCACCAGTTGGC
This genomic window from Aptenodytes patagonicus unplaced genomic scaffold, bAptPat1.pri.cur scaffold_299, whole genome shotgun sequence contains:
- the LOC143173798 gene encoding LOW QUALITY PROTEIN: voltage-gated inwardly rectifying potassium channel KCNH3-like (The sequence of the model RefSeq protein was modified relative to this genomic sequence to represent the inferred CDS: deleted 1 base in 1 codon) — protein: MPPMRGLLAPQNAFLDTIARRFDGTHSNFVLGNAQVPSAFPVVYCSDGFCDLTGFSRAEVMQRCCACSFLYGPDTSELLRQQLRRALDEHQAFKGELILYRKSGVPFWCLLDVVPIKNEKDEVALFLVSHKDITSTKSRSGADSTKDTGRRRRFSRAGGKGFNASRRRSRAVLYHLSGHLQKQRKSKHKLRKGVFGDKPSLPEYKVAAIRKPPLILLHYGAFKAGWDGLILLATLYVAVTVPYSVCVGTGTEEGLPAARGPPSACDLCVEILFMLDIILNFRTTFVSKSGQVVLEPRAVARHYLAGWFPLDLVAALPFDLLAACQVNVYVGAHLLKTVRLLRLLRLLPNLDRYSQYSAVVLVLLMVVFGLLAHWVACGWFFLGQREVEGSPAALPEIGWLQELARRLETPYYLARRNCSAGGAGNGTGPGVNCSGSGGLLGGPSLRSAYITSLYFALSSLTSVGFGNVSANTDTEKIFSICTMLVGALMHAVVFGNVTAIIQRLYARRFLYHSRTRDLHDYIRIHRIPRPLKRRILEYFQSTWVANNGIDTAELLQSLPEELRADIALHLHKELLQLPLFAGASRGCLRALSLGVRPAFCTPGELLIRRGDALQALYFLRSGSMEVLRDGIVLAILGKGDLIGCDLGGSPRARRARADVRGLTYCALQSLGLPALAEALALDPDFARAFRQQLPRELSYDLGARPPR
- the LOC143173794 gene encoding LOW QUALITY PROTEIN: microspherule protein 1-like (The sequence of the model RefSeq protein was modified relative to this genomic sequence to represent the inferred CDS: deleted 2 bases in 2 codons); the protein is MASGATSRSEDEESLAGQKRGSAQASGAIPKRRSSSRFIKRKKFDDELVESSLAKSSSRAKGAGGVEPGRCSGSEPSSSEKKKVSKSVSTPIAPSPVPTPGLAKRMKKSKQPLQVTKDLGRWKPADDLLLINAVLQTNDLTSVHLGVKFSCRFNLREIQERWYALLYDPIISKLACQAMRQLHPEAIAAIQSKVLFSKAEEQLLNKVGSTSQPTLDTFQELLHKHPDVFYPSRTAKALQLHWQLMKQYYLLDDQTVQPLPKGDQVLNFSDAEDMLDDSKLKDVRDEVLEHELTVADRRQKREIRQLEQELHKWQVLVDSITGMSSPDFDSQTLAVLRGRMVRYLMRSREVGAATKDNQIDVDLALEGPAWKISRKQGVIKLKNNGDFFIANEGRRPIYIDGRPVLGGNKWKLNNNSVVEIASLRFVFLINQDLIALIKAEAAKLAQQ